The Rhodocytophaga rosea genome has a segment encoding these proteins:
- a CDS encoding ABC transporter permease — translation MNVHPPYWAIKLLRWLHPLETIEEVEGDLAEMYTYWVDQSGKKQANVRFILSVLSLLPPFVRQRKQKKSYTQPTFLHLHMIRNYITIAFRNLMRKKAFSAINIAGLSIGLAVFLLIVLFVQDELSYDRYSAHADRMYRVYMKGRIGGNDIQNAFVGRPAGQALVNDYPFVESATRIDENGTYIVSYKDKKFKEEQVAFADANFFENFSIPLLKGSAKTVLTEPNSVVITQTIAKKYFGLEDPVGKMLKMGKDGLFKVTGVCADVPMQSHFHYTLFASLITIDRDPNVKWLSSGAYTYLLLKEGTRPETFEAKNQEIVEKYLGSEIQEFMGISLEEFERTGGQLGFFLQPITDIHLYSDMENEIEANSDSKYIYIFSAIALFILTLACVNFMNLSTAQSAERAKEVGIRKVLGSVKSQLIRQFLTESILLTVIALLVSFVLVILLLPGFNQLAGKTLSLFSLEYTWLLGGSLLLSLIVGFLAGLYPAFFLSSFQPVSVLKGKLLKGYKGNWLRSSLVVFQFVVSISLLIGTSVVYRQLQYIQNKKLGFDKEQVLIVQDTYLLEKSQAFRNELLQDPQITRASFAGYLPAGASNSATDGFQPEGSINQTSTFRIKTYYIDEEYLPTLGIQLKQGRNFSREFGTDKEAVLINEAAAAQFGFKNPIGQRISDLGDGSPGSKRTHTIIGVVQNFHHESLRHRIAPLVMYYDADIYQIALRVQTNDLPGLIKSVEQTWKKYSDMPFTYSFLDDRFDNMYQAEQKIGQIFAVFACLAIVIACLGLFGLVAFVTAQRTKEIGIRKVLGASIPSIVSLLSKDFIKLVLIAFAIATPLAWYAMHQWLQDFAYQVDIGMSIMAMAGIIALLIALLTVSFQAIKAALADPVRSLRSE, via the coding sequence ATGAATGTTCATCCCCCTTACTGGGCAATAAAGCTACTCAGGTGGCTTCATCCTCTGGAAACGATAGAAGAGGTAGAAGGCGATTTAGCTGAAATGTATACCTATTGGGTAGATCAATCTGGTAAAAAACAGGCGAATGTACGCTTTATCTTGAGTGTCCTTTCCCTGCTTCCTCCGTTTGTTCGTCAGCGGAAACAAAAGAAATCTTATACGCAACCTACTTTCCTTCATCTCCATATGATACGCAACTATATAACCATTGCCTTCCGCAACCTCATGCGGAAAAAAGCCTTCTCCGCTATTAATATTGCCGGCCTTTCTATTGGCCTGGCTGTTTTTCTGCTCATTGTTTTGTTTGTACAGGATGAACTGAGCTACGACCGCTACTCTGCCCATGCCGACAGAATGTACCGGGTATATATGAAAGGAAGAATCGGTGGGAATGATATTCAGAATGCTTTTGTTGGCAGGCCTGCCGGACAGGCACTTGTCAATGATTATCCTTTTGTGGAAAGTGCGACCCGGATTGATGAGAATGGAACCTATATTGTGAGTTATAAGGATAAAAAATTTAAAGAGGAACAAGTAGCTTTCGCGGATGCCAATTTTTTCGAAAATTTTTCTATTCCCCTGTTAAAAGGAAGTGCAAAAACGGTGCTTACCGAGCCAAATTCCGTTGTAATTACCCAAACCATTGCTAAAAAATACTTTGGCCTCGAAGATCCGGTTGGAAAAATGCTGAAGATGGGAAAAGATGGTCTATTTAAAGTAACCGGTGTTTGTGCCGATGTTCCCATGCAATCGCATTTTCACTATACCCTGTTTGCCTCCCTCATCACTATTGACCGCGATCCGAATGTAAAATGGCTGTCGAGTGGCGCCTATACCTATCTGCTATTGAAGGAAGGAACCAGGCCCGAAACTTTTGAAGCCAAAAACCAGGAAATTGTCGAAAAGTACCTGGGATCAGAGATACAGGAATTTATGGGAATCAGCCTGGAGGAGTTTGAGAGAACCGGCGGACAGCTTGGCTTTTTTCTGCAACCCATTACTGACATTCACCTGTATTCAGATATGGAAAATGAAATAGAAGCCAACAGCGATAGTAAGTACATATATATTTTTTCGGCCATTGCTTTGTTTATCCTTACCCTTGCCTGTGTTAATTTTATGAATCTCTCTACTGCCCAATCGGCAGAAAGGGCAAAAGAGGTGGGCATCCGGAAAGTGCTGGGTTCGGTAAAATCCCAATTGATCAGGCAATTTTTAACAGAATCAATACTGCTTACAGTAATAGCCTTGCTGGTTTCATTTGTATTAGTCATTCTTCTATTGCCAGGCTTTAATCAACTGGCGGGCAAAACGTTAAGTCTTTTCTCACTGGAATATACCTGGCTATTGGGTGGCAGCTTACTACTTTCATTGATAGTAGGCTTTCTGGCGGGGCTTTATCCGGCATTTTTCCTCTCGTCTTTTCAGCCGGTGAGTGTATTAAAAGGCAAACTATTAAAAGGATACAAAGGCAACTGGCTGCGAAGTTCTCTGGTCGTTTTTCAATTTGTCGTTTCCATCAGTTTACTGATTGGCACTTCGGTGGTGTACAGGCAATTACAATACATTCAGAATAAAAAACTAGGTTTTGATAAAGAGCAGGTGCTGATTGTGCAGGACACGTACCTGTTAGAAAAAAGCCAGGCTTTCAGGAATGAATTATTACAAGATCCTCAAATCACCCGGGCAAGCTTTGCCGGATACCTACCGGCTGGTGCCTCCAATAGCGCAACAGATGGTTTTCAACCGGAAGGCTCAATTAATCAAACTTCTACTTTCCGGATCAAAACCTATTACATAGATGAGGAATACTTACCAACTCTGGGTATTCAACTCAAGCAAGGCAGAAATTTCTCCAGAGAATTTGGCACAGATAAAGAGGCTGTACTGATTAACGAAGCAGCAGCCGCGCAATTTGGCTTCAAAAATCCTATTGGGCAACGCATCTCCGACCTGGGAGATGGCTCTCCGGGAAGCAAACGAACGCACACCATTATTGGCGTGGTGCAAAATTTCCACCATGAATCGCTGCGGCACCGGATTGCTCCCCTGGTGATGTATTATGATGCAGATATCTACCAGATTGCCTTGCGGGTACAAACCAATGATTTACCTGGTTTGATCAAATCAGTGGAACAAACCTGGAAAAAATACTCAGATATGCCCTTCACGTATTCCTTCCTGGATGATCGCTTTGACAATATGTATCAGGCTGAACAGAAGATCGGGCAGATTTTCGCCGTATTCGCCTGCCTGGCTATTGTAATTGCCTGCCTGGGATTATTTGGTTTGGTTGCTTTTGTTACCGCCCAACGCACCAAAGAAATTGGTATCCGGAAGGTATTGGGAGCAAGTATTCCCAGTATTGTATCACTTCTTTCCAAAGATTTTATAAAGCTCGTACTGATTGCTTTCGCTATTGCTACACCTCTTGCCTGGTATGCCATGCACCAATGGTTGCAGGATTTCGCTTACCAGGTAGATATTGGAATGAGTATAATGGCGATGGCAGGAATTATTGCCCTTCTGATCGCCTTACTCACGGTAAGTTTCCAGGCGATTAAAGCCGCCCTGGCTGATCCGGTTAGATCTTTACGCAGCGAATAA
- a CDS encoding ABC transporter permease — MKTNPPYWINWLLRWLHPSETIEEVEGDLEEMYSYWHQQSGKRRADARYILAVCSVLPPFVRQRKPKHSYTQTSFLHPDMIRNYIIIAFRYLIKNKGYSFLNIGGLAIGMAVSMLIGLWVWNEVSYNKTHNNYNRVAQLWQFVTFETEKVSYNSLPIPLAEELRRNYPDFESVSLSTYTRETILANGDKKFSKTGQYVEPDFIDIMSVKIVAGSANGLKELNSILLSQSLAITLFGDESPVNKLLTLNNKETVKITAVYEDFPSNSSFNEVFFLAPWPLFVSLNPNAKNAVQEWDENSYQIFVKLTDQAQARDVSAKIKDIRMKRENPPPYKPEFFLHPMPKWHLYGDFQNGINTGGLIYFVKLFGMVGIAVLLLACINFMNLSTARSAKRAKEVGIRKTLGSVRRQLVLQFLSESFLMVALAFIISVGFVLLSLPFFNEIAGTSIRFLWLNPLFWIICLGFCLLTSLVSGSYPALYLSSFQPLKVLKGTFKAGRLAATPRKALVIFQFTVSIALVIGIITVYRQIQYAKDRPTGYSQNGLIEVIMNTPELYTHHASIKNDLLSSGAVADFSQSSGSVTDDYGGVTNVYWPGKSPEMHPLLMANRISHEYGRTIGWQVVNGRDFSAQYATDSSAVVLNQAALKLMGLKEPVGTSIRFNNKDYQIIGIVENMIKSNPFEPVAPSFFIINDGSAVNMINIRLAPQLSIREALRKVERVFARYNPSVPFDFKFVDEIYARKFSHEERIGKLSGFFAILAVFISCLGLFGLAAYVAEQRTKEIGIRKVLGATVAQLWMMLSKDFLLLVLVSCMIASPLAFYFLNDWLQNYTYRIQMGADVFILALGIAIVLTLLTVSFQAIKAALMNPVKSLRNE, encoded by the coding sequence ATGAAAACAAACCCTCCTTACTGGATTAACTGGCTGCTCCGGTGGCTGCACCCATCTGAGACCATAGAAGAAGTCGAAGGCGACTTGGAAGAGATGTATTCCTACTGGCATCAGCAATCCGGTAAGAGGCGGGCAGATGCACGCTATATACTGGCTGTATGCTCAGTGCTTCCTCCATTTGTTCGTCAGCGTAAACCAAAACATTCCTATACACAAACCTCATTCCTCCATCCTGATATGATCCGCAATTACATTATTATCGCTTTTCGCTACCTGATCAAGAACAAAGGCTATTCATTCCTCAATATCGGCGGTCTTGCTATTGGTATGGCTGTATCCATGCTCATTGGCCTTTGGGTCTGGAATGAAGTATCCTATAACAAAACCCACAATAACTATAACCGGGTTGCCCAGCTCTGGCAGTTTGTTACTTTCGAAACAGAAAAAGTGTCTTACAATTCATTGCCTATCCCATTGGCAGAAGAACTCAGGCGCAACTATCCAGATTTTGAGTCGGTCAGTTTGTCTACCTATACCAGAGAAACCATACTGGCGAACGGAGATAAAAAATTTTCAAAAACCGGCCAGTATGTAGAGCCGGATTTTATAGATATAATGTCTGTGAAAATAGTGGCTGGTTCGGCTAATGGCCTGAAAGAGCTGAATAGCATTTTGCTTTCCCAATCTCTGGCAATCACACTTTTCGGCGACGAATCGCCTGTGAATAAATTACTCACCCTGAATAATAAGGAAACTGTAAAAATTACTGCAGTGTATGAGGATTTTCCCAGCAACAGTTCTTTTAATGAAGTATTCTTTCTGGCTCCCTGGCCACTGTTTGTATCCCTTAATCCAAATGCAAAAAATGCTGTGCAGGAATGGGATGAAAATTCTTACCAGATTTTTGTAAAGCTTACTGATCAGGCCCAAGCACGTGATGTTTCTGCCAAAATTAAGGACATCCGCATGAAACGGGAAAATCCGCCTCCCTACAAGCCTGAATTTTTTCTGCATCCCATGCCCAAATGGCATTTGTATGGCGACTTTCAGAATGGTATAAACACCGGAGGGCTGATCTACTTTGTAAAGTTATTTGGCATGGTGGGTATCGCTGTATTACTGCTGGCTTGCATTAATTTTATGAACCTTTCTACCGCCCGCTCCGCCAAACGGGCCAAAGAAGTAGGCATCCGGAAAACCCTGGGTTCGGTACGGAGGCAACTGGTATTACAATTCCTGAGTGAATCCTTCCTGATGGTAGCACTGGCGTTCATTATTTCTGTGGGTTTCGTATTGCTCTCCCTTCCATTTTTCAATGAGATTGCCGGGACAAGCATACGCTTCTTATGGTTAAATCCGCTATTCTGGATAATTTGCCTGGGTTTCTGTTTGCTCACCAGCCTGGTTTCCGGCAGTTATCCAGCTTTATATTTGTCGTCTTTCCAACCTTTAAAAGTATTAAAAGGCACATTTAAGGCTGGCCGTCTGGCAGCTACACCCCGCAAAGCATTGGTTATTTTTCAGTTCACAGTTTCCATTGCACTGGTGATTGGTATTATTACCGTTTACCGCCAGATCCAGTATGCCAAAGACCGGCCTACCGGGTACAGCCAGAATGGTTTGATTGAAGTAATCATGAACACACCGGAGCTATATACGCATCATGCTTCAATAAAAAACGATTTGCTCAGCAGTGGAGCAGTAGCTGATTTTTCCCAATCTTCCGGCTCGGTAACCGATGACTACGGTGGGGTTACCAATGTATACTGGCCTGGAAAATCGCCCGAAATGCACCCTTTGTTGATGGCCAACCGCATTTCCCATGAGTATGGCAGAACGATAGGTTGGCAAGTGGTGAATGGACGGGATTTCTCTGCACAATATGCCACTGATTCCTCGGCCGTAGTGCTAAACCAGGCAGCACTCAAATTAATGGGTTTGAAAGAGCCAGTTGGCACTTCTATCAGGTTCAATAATAAAGATTACCAGATTATTGGCATTGTGGAGAATATGATAAAAAGTAATCCATTTGAGCCGGTTGCTCCTTCTTTTTTTATTATCAACGATGGATCAGCAGTGAATATGATCAATATCCGGCTGGCTCCGCAACTAAGTATACGGGAAGCTTTGCGCAAAGTGGAAAGGGTGTTTGCCAGATACAATCCATCTGTTCCATTCGATTTCAAATTTGTGGATGAGATCTATGCCCGCAAATTCAGCCATGAGGAACGCATTGGAAAACTGTCAGGCTTTTTTGCCATACTTGCCGTGTTTATTTCCTGCTTAGGCCTGTTTGGGCTGGCTGCCTATGTGGCTGAACAACGCACCAAAGAAATTGGCATCCGCAAGGTGCTGGGGGCTACTGTGGCTCAACTATGGATGATGCTTTCCAAAGACTTTTTGTTGCTGGTACTAGTCAGTTGCATGATTGCTTCACCCCTGGCTTTTTACTTTTTGAATGACTGGCTGCAAAATTATACCTACCGCATCCAGATGGGTGCAGATGTATTTATTCTGGCACTAGGTATAGCAATAGTACTTACCCTGCTCACAGTAAGTTTTCAGGCAATTAAAGCAGCCTTAATGAACCCGGTGAAATCTCTTAGAAACGAATAG
- a CDS encoding ABC transporter permease: MKPISPPPAWLTKLLQRLHPSDSLEEVEGDLEELYAYWYNQYGKPKADVRYLLAVLSVLPPFVRQRSKKHSQPLYLTFSMIHYYIKHIRRGLARNKTYALLNMVGLTAGLVCFSLIALWVSDELSYDRFNKNYDRIFRLTALAKTESGVIKFAVSSAPMAKALKEDYAEVENTVRLDLREEIITHQGEQVLEKGILLADPSFFDVFTYQLTRGDVATALHEPYSIILTESAAKKYFGDSDPIGQTLLLNMYDTGYGASYKITGVMADPPYNAHFTFTMIVSFKTVEVAKPDVLTVDGWGDGSYYTYVLVKEGVDYKAFSDKIAQFYGKYVGERFAQWREIYFYQLQPLSDIYLRSHLQYELAATGNEMHVYIFSTIGIFILLLAGINYMNLATAQAVSKAKETGIKKVVGAFRHQLMIQYLLESILLAMAALMLAFVLCYLLQPLFFQITGKNLSLFTSPMLVVFLIGISLLLGMVSGIYPAFIISGFKPIVVLKGNFKSATQGIVLRKLLVVSQFVITILLISSIIIIDSQLTYIKNKDLGYNKDALLFLRVHGNADVVRRYAAFATELETNPIISGATVSNTLLGSLPSGESETVDAAGNKVQVNTARMAVDSNFIKVYGLHLLAGRNFDKVSPATKVLPVIVNESAIQRLGWKDASSAIGKPFNIGNQQGSIIGVVKDFHFSRLQHLIEPLAMYPSDGYFSRITLRTNVSQPAAVTAWLEKTWKKHFPGVLLDYIFSDSAIEAQYRAEERFARIFLYFSVLSLVIACLGLYGLIAYTTSQKTKEIGIRKVLGATATGIAGTLTKDFLKLVVLAFLIATPLAWFLMSRWLEDFAYRISISPWMFASAGLAVILIALLTISYQTIKAALANPVSSLRSE, encoded by the coding sequence ATGAAACCTATATCTCCTCCACCGGCCTGGCTAACAAAGCTACTCCAAAGGTTGCACCCTTCTGATTCGCTGGAAGAAGTGGAAGGAGATTTAGAAGAATTATATGCTTACTGGTATAACCAGTATGGCAAACCTAAAGCTGATGTTCGCTATTTACTGGCAGTGTTGTCGGTATTACCACCTTTTGTTCGGCAACGCTCTAAAAAACATTCACAACCACTATACCTGACCTTTTCTATGATACACTATTATATAAAACATATCCGGCGTGGTCTGGCCAGAAACAAAACCTACGCCTTATTAAACATGGTGGGATTAACGGCTGGCCTGGTTTGCTTTTCTTTGATTGCCCTGTGGGTAAGCGATGAACTCAGTTATGACCGATTTAATAAGAATTATGACCGAATCTTCCGGCTGACTGCCCTGGCAAAAACAGAATCTGGTGTTATCAAATTTGCTGTATCCAGTGCGCCTATGGCCAAAGCACTCAAGGAAGATTATGCGGAAGTGGAAAATACCGTCCGGCTTGATTTGCGGGAAGAAATAATAACTCATCAAGGGGAGCAGGTACTGGAAAAAGGCATTTTGCTGGCCGATCCTTCTTTCTTTGATGTGTTCACTTATCAACTCACCAGAGGAGATGTAGCTACTGCCTTACATGAACCCTATTCCATCATTCTCACGGAATCTGCTGCAAAAAAATACTTTGGCGACAGTGACCCCATCGGCCAGACACTTCTGCTCAATATGTATGATACCGGCTATGGCGCATCCTATAAAATTACCGGCGTTATGGCCGATCCTCCGTATAATGCCCATTTTACCTTTACCATGATTGTTTCTTTCAAAACAGTTGAGGTAGCCAAACCGGATGTGTTAACAGTAGATGGCTGGGGTGATGGCAGCTATTATACCTATGTATTAGTAAAAGAAGGGGTGGATTATAAAGCATTTTCTGATAAAATAGCCCAGTTCTACGGAAAATATGTAGGCGAACGGTTTGCTCAATGGCGGGAAATCTATTTTTATCAACTGCAGCCACTCAGCGATATTTATCTCAGGTCGCATTTACAATATGAACTAGCCGCTACCGGCAATGAAATGCATGTCTATATTTTTTCTACCATTGGCATCTTTATCTTACTACTGGCCGGGATTAATTATATGAACCTGGCTACGGCGCAGGCAGTAAGTAAAGCCAAAGAAACAGGCATTAAAAAGGTAGTGGGCGCTTTCAGGCATCAGTTAATGATTCAATACCTGCTGGAATCTATCCTACTTGCCATGGCCGCTCTGATGCTTGCCTTCGTCCTGTGTTACCTGTTGCAGCCGTTATTTTTTCAGATCACCGGCAAAAATCTATCATTGTTCACATCTCCTATGCTGGTAGTTTTTCTGATAGGTATAAGCCTATTGCTAGGCATGGTATCAGGTATCTATCCGGCCTTCATTATTTCTGGTTTCAAACCCATTGTTGTGTTAAAGGGAAATTTTAAATCAGCAACTCAAGGAATAGTGTTGCGGAAGTTGCTGGTCGTTTCACAATTTGTCATTACCATTCTGCTTATAAGCAGCATCATTATTATTGACTCGCAGCTAACCTATATTAAAAACAAAGACCTGGGATATAACAAAGATGCCTTGCTTTTTTTACGGGTGCATGGCAATGCAGATGTAGTGCGCCGGTACGCTGCATTTGCCACTGAATTAGAAACAAATCCGATTATTTCAGGAGCCACAGTTTCCAATACCTTACTGGGCAGTTTGCCCTCCGGCGAATCAGAAACCGTAGATGCAGCAGGAAACAAAGTGCAGGTAAATACTGCCCGGATGGCCGTAGATTCTAATTTTATAAAGGTGTATGGCCTACACTTGCTGGCAGGACGGAATTTTGATAAGGTGTCACCGGCAACTAAGGTTCTTCCGGTTATTGTAAATGAATCGGCCATACAAAGATTGGGGTGGAAAGATGCCAGTTCAGCCATTGGAAAGCCTTTCAATATTGGAAATCAGCAAGGCAGCATCATCGGTGTAGTAAAAGACTTCCATTTCAGCCGCCTGCAACACCTGATCGAACCACTGGCCATGTATCCTTCAGATGGCTACTTTTCAAGAATTACCCTCCGGACCAATGTTTCGCAACCTGCTGCTGTAACTGCCTGGCTGGAGAAAACCTGGAAGAAACATTTTCCTGGCGTTCTGCTGGATTATATTTTTTCAGATAGCGCTATTGAAGCACAATACCGGGCGGAAGAACGGTTTGCTAGGATATTTTTATACTTTTCTGTGTTATCCCTGGTCATTGCCTGCCTGGGCTTATATGGCCTGATTGCCTATACTACTTCGCAAAAAACAAAAGAGATTGGCATCCGAAAAGTACTGGGCGCTACAGCCACTGGCATTGCAGGGACGCTAACCAAAGATTTTCTCAAACTGGTTGTACTCGCCTTCCTGATTGCCACACCGCTTGCCTGGTTCCTGATGAGCCGATGGCTGGAAGATTTTGCCTATCGGATTTCTATATCCCCCTGGATGTTTGCCTCCGCAGGTCTAGCCGTTATCCTGATTGCCCTACTCACCATCAGCTATCAAACGATCAAAGCAGCACTAGCCAATCCGGTCAGTTCCTTACGCAGCGAATAA
- a CDS encoding ABC transporter permease encodes MNPLPPPSKWATRLLRLLHPAETLEEVEGDLAELYTYWYQQQGKRKAKFRYLLAVLSVLPPLVQRRKQKQAYSSPLLLQPDMLLNYLTTLFRHLNRQRLFSFINISGLAISLVCFTVILLFVNHELRYDRFHHQPELIYRVVKDFVNNDGSSVPDATTPPALAPALEKDMPQIAYATRFFPNRERIFLLEYGEKRFYELNLIRVDSNFFNVFDFPFVEGNKQQAFNGVHSIVLTQSAAKKYFGDENPIGKTIRINVDNGTDFQVSAILEDVPQTSHFTFDFLIPFQNVSDFKTNWQRYSFYTYVRLKPQADAAAFQAQLQPLFKKYQPESLNQFYTQAITDIHLRSELKWELGANGDITYVHILSTIAVLVIFIAGINYVNLVTAQAAKRAKEVGIRKVVGASKLVLVKQFMAESVFTISIAFGLSLLGTGLFLPFTEKIFGTQLSLFEANQQLIWPILIVVVISIGLIAGLYPALYLSAFEPIKVLKGSFFGSSQGIGLRKTLVVFQFVISTTLITGSIVIFEQVAYIQQKKVGFAQENILLLPNIRGAGDPQAMLNEFKTIPGIAGVARADGIIGSQNEVNGISDNQQQVHISLNFFRTDQAFLPTMGIELVEGRNFSRAFATDTTAIILNETAVKQLGLAPPYVGQQIRWDDTQDQTQALTIVGIVKDFHFTSFHQTIKPFGFIWEEGNGSTFYLKTHGKNLPQTLSSVEQIWQKHMPNKPFEYVFQDEKLARLHALEFRFYYLFSNLTTLAIIISCLGLFGLTTFLAEAKTKEMGIRKVLGASVGNITLLLSKDFFKLIVLAFAIALPISWYMMHQWLENFAYRVTIGIEVFLIAGMITLLIAFLTVSFRAIKAALMNPVKSLRSE; translated from the coding sequence ATGAACCCTCTACCTCCTCCATCAAAATGGGCAACAAGGCTGCTTCGCCTATTGCATCCGGCAGAAACACTGGAAGAGGTAGAGGGAGACTTAGCTGAATTATATACTTATTGGTACCAACAGCAAGGGAAACGCAAAGCAAAATTTCGCTATCTGCTGGCTGTGCTTTCGGTACTTCCGCCTTTGGTACAAAGGCGTAAACAAAAACAGGCTTACTCATCACCCTTACTCCTACAACCTGATATGCTGCTCAACTATCTTACTACCCTCTTCCGCCACCTGAACCGGCAAAGGTTATTTTCTTTTATCAATATTTCCGGACTAGCCATCAGTCTGGTATGCTTTACGGTGATTCTCCTGTTTGTGAATCATGAGCTCAGGTATGACCGGTTTCACCATCAGCCAGAGTTGATCTACCGGGTAGTAAAGGATTTTGTTAATAATGATGGCAGCAGCGTTCCGGATGCGACAACCCCACCGGCACTGGCTCCGGCTTTAGAGAAAGATATGCCCCAGATTGCTTATGCCACCCGTTTTTTTCCTAACCGGGAGCGAATCTTTTTACTGGAGTATGGAGAGAAACGTTTCTATGAACTGAACCTGATCCGGGTAGACAGCAATTTTTTTAATGTTTTTGACTTTCCGTTTGTAGAAGGCAATAAGCAACAAGCATTCAATGGAGTTCATTCTATTGTTTTAACCCAAAGTGCGGCAAAAAAATATTTTGGAGATGAAAACCCAATCGGAAAAACCATCCGTATCAATGTCGACAACGGAACCGATTTTCAGGTATCGGCTATTTTAGAAGATGTACCGCAAACCTCGCATTTTACCTTCGATTTTTTAATTCCCTTTCAAAACGTAAGTGACTTTAAGACAAACTGGCAACGGTATAGCTTTTATACCTACGTCCGCCTGAAACCTCAGGCAGATGCAGCCGCTTTTCAAGCACAATTACAACCGCTTTTTAAGAAATACCAACCAGAAAGCCTTAATCAGTTCTACACGCAAGCCATTACTGACATTCATCTCAGGTCTGAGCTGAAATGGGAATTAGGTGCCAATGGTGACATAACCTATGTCCATATTCTCAGTACAATTGCTGTCTTAGTCATTTTTATTGCCGGTATCAATTATGTTAATCTGGTAACGGCTCAGGCAGCCAAACGGGCCAAAGAAGTAGGCATCCGGAAAGTAGTTGGCGCCTCAAAACTGGTATTAGTAAAGCAGTTTATGGCCGAATCTGTGTTCACGATCAGTATTGCTTTTGGTTTATCCTTGCTTGGCACAGGATTATTTCTCCCCTTTACGGAAAAAATATTTGGCACCCAGCTTTCCTTGTTTGAAGCGAACCAACAACTCATATGGCCTATTCTTATAGTTGTAGTCATCAGCATTGGACTCATTGCCGGACTGTATCCGGCGCTATATCTGTCTGCCTTTGAGCCGATAAAAGTGCTGAAAGGTAGTTTTTTTGGTTCGTCGCAGGGAATAGGATTGAGAAAAACCTTAGTTGTATTTCAATTCGTAATCTCTACTACACTCATTACAGGCTCTATTGTCATTTTTGAGCAGGTAGCCTATATCCAGCAGAAAAAAGTAGGATTTGCCCAGGAAAACATCTTGCTGCTGCCTAACATCAGGGGTGCCGGTGATCCGCAGGCGATGCTCAACGAATTTAAAACCATACCAGGTATAGCCGGAGTGGCCAGGGCAGATGGAATAATAGGCAGTCAGAACGAAGTGAATGGGATCAGTGACAATCAACAACAAGTACATATCAGCCTCAATTTTTTCAGAACTGATCAAGCTTTTCTCCCTACCATGGGAATAGAACTGGTAGAAGGACGGAATTTCTCCAGGGCTTTTGCAACAGATACTACAGCCATTATTCTCAATGAAACAGCCGTCAAACAACTAGGCTTAGCCCCGCCCTATGTTGGGCAGCAAATCAGGTGGGATGATACCCAGGACCAGACACAGGCGCTAACCATAGTGGGCATTGTAAAAGACTTTCATTTTACCTCTTTTCACCAGACCATCAAGCCATTTGGGTTCATATGGGAAGAAGGCAACGGAAGCACATTTTACCTCAAAACGCATGGGAAAAACCTGCCTCAAACGCTTTCTTCTGTTGAGCAGATCTGGCAGAAACACATGCCCAATAAACCCTTCGAATATGTCTTTCAGGATGAAAAACTTGCCAGACTGCATGCACTGGAATTTAGGTTTTATTATTTATTCTCGAATCTGACTACCCTGGCCATTATTATTTCTTGTTTAGGTTTATTTGGATTAACCACCTTCCTGGCAGAAGCAAAAACCAAGGAAATGGGTATCCGAAAGGTACTGGGGGCATCGGTCGGGAATATCACCCTGCTGTTGTCTAAAGACTTTTTCAAACTTATCGTGCTCGCCTTTGCTATAGCTCTTCCCATTTCCTGGTACATGATGCATCAGTGGCTGGAAAATTTTGCTTACCGGGTTACTATAGGAATAGAAGTGTTTCTGATCGCCGGAATGATTACCCTGCTTATCGCTTTTCTCACGGTGAGTTTCCGGGCAATCAAAGCAGCTTTGATGAATCCGGTAAAATCTTTACGAAGCGAATAA